GCGGGGGAGATCGTCTTCGACGGCAACCTGGCCTTCGGGCAGACCTCGGAGCTGAAGGTGGTGCCTCCGGTGCGGATCTGGGCCTCCGACGGCTCGGTGACCTACGCGATCGGCGGGCGGCAGCCGCAGGCGCTGGGCGAGACCGGTGCCGAGGTCTCCAAGACCCTCGTGGCGCCCTGACGGCGCGATCACACCACCGAGGAATGCCGGCCGGCCCACGCTCGCCGGTATCCTCGACCGGACATGACCAGCACATCCACGAACCCCGTCTCGGTGGCCCTCCTCACCCTCGGCTGCGCACGCAACGACGTCGACTCCGAGGAGCTGGCCGGCCGGCTCGCCGCCGACGGCTTCGCGCTGGTCGAGGATCCTGCGGACGCCGACACCGTCGTGGTCAACACCTGCGGCTTCGTCGACGCGGCCAAGAAGGACTCGATCGACACCCTGCTCGCCGCGGCAGATCTGAAGGAGACGGGACGACCGCAGGCGGTCGTCGCGGTGGGGTGCCTGGCCGAGCGGTACGGCGCGGAGCTGGCCGACTCGCTGCCCGAGGCCGACGCCGTGCTGGGCTTCGACGACTACCAGGACATCTCCGGCCGGCTGCGCTCGATCCTCGCCGGTGAGCGCCCGCATCCGCACACGCCGCGCGACCGTCGGCTGCTGCTCCCGATCAGCCCTGCGGAGCGCCAGGCCGCGGTCGAGACGCCCGCGGCGGCGGACACCGACGTCGAGATCGCCATCCCCGGTCGCTCCGCGATCCGGCGGCGGCTCGACGGCGGGCCGATGGCGCCGCTCAAGCTGGCGAGCGGCTGCGACCGGCGCTGCACCTTCTGCGCGATCCCCATGTTCCGCGGGTCCTTCGTCAGCCGCCGTCCCTCGGACGTGCTGCAGGAGGCCCACTGGCTCGCCGGGCAGGGCGTCAAGGAGCTCTTCCTGGTCTCGGAGAACTCCACGTCCTACGGCAAGGACCTCGGCGACCTCGGCCTGCTCGAGACGCTGCTGCCCGAGCTGGTCGCGGTCGACGGCGTCGAGCGGGTCCGGGTGTCCTACCTGCAGCCGGCCGAGACCCGGCCGGGACTGGTCCGCGCGATCGCGACCACGCCCGGCGTGGCGCCGTACTTCGACCTTTCCTTCCAGCACGCCAGCGCGACGGTGCTGCGCCGGATGCGCCGCTTCGGCGACCCGGAGAGCTTCCTGGGGCTGCTCGCCCAGGTGCGCGAGCTCGCGCCGGAGGCGGGCGTCCGCTCCAACGTCATCGTCGGATTCCCGGGAGAGACCGAGGAGGAGTTCCAGACGCTGTGCGACTTCCTGGTCGCCGCGCGGATGGACGTCACCGGTGTCTTCGGGTACTCCGACGAGGACGGCACCGAGGCCGCGAACCTCGACGGCAAGCTCGACGACGACGAGATCCGCGCCCGGGTGCAGCACCTCAACGACCTGGTCTCCGAGCTGACCTCGGAGCGTGCGGAGGAGCGGATCGGCAGCACCGTCGAGGTGCTCGTCGAGGAGGTCGACCCCGACGGCACCGGCGACGGCACCGTCGAGGGACGCGCCGCCCAGCAGGGTCCCGAGGTCGACGGATCCACCCGAGTGCTCGGCGTACCGGGGGCGCGGGTCGGCGACCTCCTGCGGGCCGTCGTGGTCGACTCCGACGGCGTCGACCTGATCGCCGAACCGGCAGGAGGACAGTGATGACCGGGACCAGCGCAGGGACGCCCCCGGCCGCGGCCAAGCCGAGCAACTGGAACCTCCCCAACGCCCTGACGACGCTGCGGATCATCCTGGTCCCGGTCTACGGCTGGGTGCTGCTGCACGACGGCGGCGACTCGATCACCTGGCGGACCGTGGCGTGGGGGATCTTCTTCGTCGCCATGGTCACCGACAAGATCGACGGCGACATCGCCCGGGCCCGGAACCTGGTGACCGACTTCGGCAAGATCGCCGACCCGATCGCCGACAAGGCGATCACCGGCATGGCCTTCATCGGTCTGTCGATCATCATGGACACCTGGTGGATGTGGACGATCACGGTCGTGGTCCTGGTCCGCGAGTGGGCCGTGACGCTGCTGCGGCTCTCGGTCCTCAAGGCCGTCGTCATCGCGGCCGCCCAGAGCGGCAAGTGGAAGACCGCCGCCCAGGCGCTGGCCCTGGGCCTGCTCACCCTGCCGCTGCTCGAGGTCGGTGACGAGGTGGGCTGGCTCGACGTGCCCGGCGAGATCACCTACGGCGTCGCGATCGCACTGCTGCTCGTCGCCTTCGCGCTGACCCTGTGGTCGGGCTATGAGTTCTTCCGTGACGTCTGGAAGCAGCGCCACGACATCCGGACGTCGCGCTCAGCCTGACCGCGACCTGGCCCGCGACGTAGATCCTGCGGTGCTCCATCCCGCAAGAGCAAAATCTGACGGCTTGTCGTCACCTTTTCGTCACTTGGTTTTCCTCAGCCCCTTGCCAGCGGTGCCTGAGATCAGCCTAGGTTAAGGACCCTTCCCTGCCGTTCTCGCCAACTTCTCTCGGGTGCGCGCGTGCACGGTTGTCCCTTGCCGCTTTGACGACCTCGGAAGTAGCTCATGCGTTCAGCGAAGCAGTTCCTCTTCGGCTCCCTCGGTGCGGCCCTCGCGCTGTCCGGTGTCGCGGTTCTCACCGCGGGCACGGCTCAGGCCGCCAGCACCGGGATGATCATCAACGAGGTTTACGGCGGGGGTGGTTCGACGTCCGCATCGGCCGCCTACAAGTCCGACTTCGTCGAGCTGCTGAATCCGACCGGGACAGCGCAGCCGCTCAACGGACTGAGCCTGCAGTACCGGAGCGCGACCTACGGTGGCACCGGCACCGTCTCGGTCCTGCCGTTGCCGGACGTGAGTGTGCCTGCCGGAAGCAAGTACCTCGTCCAGGTGAGCAACCCGAACAACTGCAGTGGGAACCCGTGCGGTGGCGCTGACGTGCCTGCGCCGGACTACAGCGGCACAGCCTTGAACATGGCAGGCTCCAACGGACAGGTGATGCTGGTTCAGGGGGTCGCCGCGGTCACGGCGGTCGGGACGTCGATGCACACCGCGGCCAACGTCGTCGACTTCGTCGGCTACGGCACTGCGAGCTCATCAGAGACGGCGCCGGCCGGCGCTCTGTCGACAACGACCTCGGTCCAGCGCAAGAACACCACCGATGGCGACAACAACGCCACCGACTTCAACGCGCCCGCGACTCCCAGCCCCGAAGGGCTGGGCGCGATCGCGCAGCCGCTGTCGGCCACGAATCCCGGCAACAAGACCTTCACCCGGAACCAGGCGATCTCACCGATCACGCTGCAGGCGAGCGGCGGCACGTCGCCGTACACCTGGGCTGTGACCGCAGGGACGCTTCCGGACGGGCTGGAGCTCGCCGGCAACCAGATCGGCGGCACGCCGACGACCGTCACCCCGAGTCCCGTCGAGATCACCGTGACGGCCACCGACTCCGCGACGCCGACCCCGGCGACCGCGACGGCGACCTTCACGATCCAGATCGACGAGCAGCTCGCGGTCACCCCGATCGCGGAGATCCAGGGCACGGGCGCCCGCTCGCCCTTCGCGCCGGAGACGGGCAACGGCCAAGGCGCCGAGGTCAAGGCGACCGAGGGGGTCGTGACCGCCGTCTATTACACCGGCGGCTTCAACGGCATGTACATCCAGACACCCGGCGTCGACACGCCCGATGCCTCGGACGGCCTTTTCGTCTACGGGGGCACGACCAATGCCAACATCCCGGCGGGCATCCAGGTCGGCGACTCGGTGCGGGTGACCGGCCGGATCGCGGAGTTCTACAACCTGACCCAGATCGTGCCCGGCGCCGGGGGAGTGACTGTCCTCGGTACGTCGCTCGGCACCGTCACGCCGCGCGCCTTCACGTACCCGACGACCGACGAGGAGCGGGAGAAGTACGAGGGCGAGCTGGTCGACCCGCAGGGCACGTTCACGGTCAGCAACGTCTACTCCACCAACGACTTCGGCGAGATCACCCTCGCGTCGGGAGAAGGCCCGCTCAAGCAGCCGAGCGAGTTCGCCGACGCGTCAGA
This region of Nocardioides sp. L-11A genomic DNA includes:
- the rimO gene encoding 30S ribosomal protein S12 methylthiotransferase RimO, producing MTSTSTNPVSVALLTLGCARNDVDSEELAGRLAADGFALVEDPADADTVVVNTCGFVDAAKKDSIDTLLAAADLKETGRPQAVVAVGCLAERYGAELADSLPEADAVLGFDDYQDISGRLRSILAGERPHPHTPRDRRLLLPISPAERQAAVETPAAADTDVEIAIPGRSAIRRRLDGGPMAPLKLASGCDRRCTFCAIPMFRGSFVSRRPSDVLQEAHWLAGQGVKELFLVSENSTSYGKDLGDLGLLETLLPELVAVDGVERVRVSYLQPAETRPGLVRAIATTPGVAPYFDLSFQHASATVLRRMRRFGDPESFLGLLAQVRELAPEAGVRSNVIVGFPGETEEEFQTLCDFLVAARMDVTGVFGYSDEDGTEAANLDGKLDDDEIRARVQHLNDLVSELTSERAEERIGSTVEVLVEEVDPDGTGDGTVEGRAAQQGPEVDGSTRVLGVPGARVGDLLRAVVVDSDGVDLIAEPAGGQ
- the pgsA gene encoding CDP-diacylglycerol--glycerol-3-phosphate 3-phosphatidyltransferase; translated protein: MTGTSAGTPPAAAKPSNWNLPNALTTLRIILVPVYGWVLLHDGGDSITWRTVAWGIFFVAMVTDKIDGDIARARNLVTDFGKIADPIADKAITGMAFIGLSIIMDTWWMWTITVVVLVREWAVTLLRLSVLKAVVIAAAQSGKWKTAAQALALGLLTLPLLEVGDEVGWLDVPGEITYGVAIALLLVAFALTLWSGYEFFRDVWKQRHDIRTSRSA